From a single Lolium rigidum isolate FL_2022 chromosome 7, APGP_CSIRO_Lrig_0.1, whole genome shotgun sequence genomic region:
- the LOC124673901 gene encoding ELMO domain-containing protein A-like, which translates to MATGNLRRRLHHADVDGRKNEHVDITDVDSLDEPLLGRSSYDNRGSEVYNPRRQDLWDDDDDDDRKKELLHWSFLFSNLIAQWAQWLANIIASSGSMFGRLFPFTSDNENGNPVYLTPLQEERLDNLRRRLQISFDGSRIEHQDALRQLWKLAYPSREIPPLKSELWKEMGWQGTDPSTDFRGGGYISLENLIFFARNYPGSFQMLLNKVQGQRSDWEYPFAVAGINISFMLIQMLDLQSTVPSSKPGIRFVALLEQDENAFDHLYCVAFRMLDAQWLVKRASYMEFNEVMKSTKTQLERELVLEDVLAVKDLPSYTMLDK; encoded by the exons ATGGCAACGGGCAATCTGAGGCGGAGGCTCCACCACGCGGACGTTGATGGAAGGAAGAATGAACATGTAGACATAACCGATGTAGATTCCCTCGATGAACCTCTGTTAGGGAGGTCTAGCTATGACAATCGCGGATCGGAG GTGTATAACCCCAGAAGGCAAGATCTgtgggatgatgatgatgatgatgataggaAAAAGGAACTACTGCACTGGTCATTCCTTTTCTCAAATTTGATTGCGCAGTGGGCACAGTGGTTAG CAAATATTATTGCAAGCTCCGGGTCAATGTTTGGCAGATTGTTTCCCTTTACTTCAGATAATGAAAACGGCAATCCAGTATATCTTACCCCTTTGCAG GAAGAAAGATTGGATAATTTAAGACGCAGATTACAGATATCTTTTGATGGCTCCCGTATTGAGCATCAA GATGCCTTGAGACAACTTTGGAAGTTAGCTTACCCTAGTCGCGAGATTCCTCCCCTAAAATCAGAACTATGGAAGGAGATGGGTTGGCAAGGCACTGATCCATCAACAGATTTCAG AGGTGGTGGATACATATCGTTGGAGAACCTCATATTTTTCGCTAGGAACTACCCT GGTTCCTTTCAGATGCTTCTGAACAAAGTACAAGGGCAGAGATCCGATTGGGAGTACCCATTTGCAGTTGCCGGTATCAATATTTCGTTCATGCTGATCCAGATGTTGGATCTACAGTCAA CCGTTCCGTCTTCAAAGCCAGGAATTCGTTTTGTGGCACTGCTTGAACAAGATGAGAATGCGTTTGATCACCTGTACTGTGTAGCCTTCCGGATGCTTGATGCCCAGTGGCTTGTGAAACGGGCTTCATATATGGAGTTCAAT GAGGTGATGAAATCCACGAAAACTCAGTTGGAGCGTGAGCTGGTTTTAGAGGATGTACTGGCGGTGAAGGACCTGCCGTCTTACACAATGCTGGACAAGTGA
- the LOC124674828 gene encoding ABSCISIC ACID-INSENSITIVE 5-like protein 2, protein MGAHAAMPSSGGAISRQGSLCSLTLSDVEGQLHGLRAAAGSRRTVDEVWRDIQGAASCARPQPAQMTLEDFLSRSGGGSAADAGGGGGGGGWATEQQYNPPPPVPEQQQRHSIGRPLPRPLGVGAGPVLLDALYHDHHDVAAAMSGRKRAAAAVGGPVEKTVERRKKRMIKNRESAARSRARKQAYTNELENKISLLEEENERLRNHKAFESEVQYVPQQEPTNQLRRRNSASF, encoded by the exons ATGGGGGCTCACGCAGCAATGCCGTCGTCCGGCGGGGCCATCTCGCGGCAGGGCTCGCTGTGCAGCCTCACGCTGAGCGACGTCGAGGGCCAGCTGCACGGCCTCCGCGCGGCGGCAGGCTCCAGGAGGACGGTGGACGAGGTGTGGCGGGACATCCAGGGCGCCGCCAGCTGCGCGCGGCCGCAGCCGGCGCAGATGACGCTGGAGGACTTCCTGTCCAggtccggcggcggcagcgcggccgacgcggggggcggcggcggcggaggaggctggGCCACCGAGCAGCAGTACAACCCCCCGCCGCCGGTgccggagcagcagcagcgccacAGCATCGGCCGCCCCCTGCCGCGGCCCCTGGGCGTGGGCGCCGGCCCGGTGCTGCTGGACGCACTGTACCACGACCACCACGACGTGGCCGCCGCCATGTCTGGCCGGAAGCGTGCTGCTGCTGCCGTGGGTGGCCCGGTGGAGAAGACGGTGGAGCGGCGCAAGAAGCGCATGATCAAGAACCGGGAGTCGGCGGCGAGGTCGCGCGCCAGGAAGCAG GCCTACACGAACGAGCTGGAGAACAAGATCTCGCTGCTGGAGGAGGAGAACGAGCGGCTTAGGAATCACAAG GCATTTGAATCGGAAGTGCAGTATGTGCCGCAGCAGGAGCCAACGAACCAGCTCCGGCGGAGGAACTCGGCCAGCTTCTGA
- the LOC124674827 gene encoding uncharacterized protein LOC124674827, with amino-acid sequence MARLPGLRCCDLAARGSLPPLGFSHRPRGSLRVPALRYSSLQAGDSLGEQEVMRMFLEDRQENGDFISKVADMVLRRNATGLDAVEATTYEENAANFRDDFTGEATGDQVAVDGSLSVRRRLAYMERKKESDKRREFNLMKYEAIKDELLLLTAGIGAACTVYCALVFSLQAGISYAFGVAFSWLYLQLLYRRADNLSKEDVPEVFRRKTVKKIGIRSEDLKNTVEKTLGGSIFVLSSPRLIIPAVIFGLSTFSSHFHNSIFNFELVPGMMGFFAYKAAALVQVYRDNDDLRLILPDDDPDYS; translated from the exons ATGGCAAGGCTTCCCGGCCTACGTTGTTGCGACCTCGCCGCGCGCGGTTCGCTCCCTCCCCTCGGCTTTTCCCATCGTCCTCGCGGGTCGCTGCGGGTCCCAGCTCTCCGCTACTCGTCTCTCCAAG CTGGTGACAGTCTTGGGGAGCAGGAGGTCATGCGCATGTTCCTTGAGGACAGGCAGGAGAATGGGGACTTCATCTCCAAAGTCGCCGACATGGTTTTGAGGAGAAATGCCACGGGTCTTGATGCGGTTGAAGCTACCACGTATGAAGAAAATGCTGCAAAT TTCAGGGACGATTTTACGGGTGAGGCTACTGGAGATCAGGTGGCCGTTGACGGCAGCCTAAGTGTCAGAAGGAGGCTTGCTTATATG GAAAGGAAGAAAGAGAGCGACAAGAGGAGGGAATTCAACCTTATGAAATATGAAGCA ATTAAGGATGAGCTGTTGCTCCTGACAGCAGGAATTGGAGCTGCTTGCACTGTATATTGTGCTCTAGTCTTCTCTCTGCAG GCTGGTATCAGTTATGCTTTTGGAGTTGCTTTCAG CTGGTTGTATCTTCAACTTCTGTACCGACGCGCAGATAACTTGTCAAAGGAAGATGTGCCTGAAGTTTTTCGGAGGAAGACAGTGAAGAA AATTGGCATTCGAAGCGAGGATCTGAAGAATACAGTAGAGAAGACATTGGGTGGCTCTATATTTGTTCTTTCATCCCCAAGGCTTATAATTCCTGCTGTGATTTTTGGACTGTCAACGTTTTCTAGTCACTTTCACAATAGCATTTTTAATTTTGAG CTTGTTCCAGGGATGATGGGGTTCTTCGCGTACAAGGCTGCAGCTTTGGTACAAGTCTACAGAGATAATGATGATCTGAGATTGATACTCCCGGATGATGATCCTGACTACAGCTGA